A single window of Flagellimonas maritima DNA harbors:
- a CDS encoding M20/M25/M40 family metallo-hydrolase, which yields MKKSFLLLFSISFFSIFSQDSTGIKSQVAHAINELKDFVAIPNDALNADDIDDNIIWLKKKFGERGFNTAELKTDNLPLFFAALPMEDSKPTMLIYMHFDGQSVDPSKWDQPNPYQTVLKKPIENGFETVSFDALDEDINYDWRLFGRSTSDDKGPIVMFLNAIDLLKQDGKEIPYNIKIILDGEEEKSSKPLPAAVKEYRELLKADFLVINDGPVHPSGNPTVIYGCRGITSMTLTTHGPVKPQHSGHYGNYAPNPGFQLAHLLATMKDADGRVIIPGYYEGILIDDSAMKVLKSVPDNDAVISEKLQFKSAEKVGSFYQEALQYPSLNIRGLNSGWVGKKARTIIPESATAELDLRLVPESDGTRLKKLVKDHIKKQGYYILDHMPSKEERMAHNKIISITEGSVTDAFRTDLDNSYGNFLVETLKTTFEKDVVQIRIMGGTVPIAPFINELQIPAFIVPMVNSDNNQHSPNENLKIGQLAYGIKAFYGILSNKND from the coding sequence ATGAAGAAGTCATTTCTTTTACTTTTCTCGATTTCCTTTTTTTCAATTTTTTCCCAAGATTCCACTGGTATCAAATCCCAAGTGGCACATGCGATAAATGAACTGAAAGATTTTGTCGCTATCCCTAACGATGCCCTTAATGCCGATGATATCGATGACAATATCATTTGGTTAAAAAAGAAGTTTGGGGAACGAGGTTTCAATACAGCGGAATTGAAAACGGATAATCTGCCCTTGTTTTTTGCTGCATTACCCATGGAGGACTCCAAACCAACAATGTTGATCTATATGCATTTTGATGGCCAATCCGTTGATCCTTCCAAATGGGACCAACCCAATCCCTATCAAACTGTTTTAAAAAAACCCATTGAGAATGGTTTTGAAACTGTCTCATTCGATGCCCTGGATGAGGATATCAATTATGACTGGCGACTTTTTGGCCGTTCCACCTCCGACGATAAAGGACCTATCGTCATGTTCCTGAATGCAATCGACCTGTTAAAACAAGATGGCAAGGAAATTCCCTATAACATTAAGATTATTTTGGACGGGGAAGAAGAAAAAAGTAGCAAACCATTGCCAGCTGCCGTAAAAGAATATCGAGAACTGTTAAAAGCTGACTTTCTGGTCATAAACGATGGTCCGGTACACCCATCCGGAAACCCAACCGTTATTTATGGCTGCCGCGGTATCACTTCCATGACCTTGACAACCCATGGTCCTGTAAAACCACAACACAGTGGACATTATGGGAATTACGCACCAAATCCAGGTTTTCAATTGGCCCACTTGTTGGCAACTATGAAAGATGCCGATGGAAGAGTCATTATACCAGGATATTACGAAGGTATTCTCATAGATGATTCCGCTATGAAAGTCCTCAAAAGTGTACCTGATAATGATGCAGTCATTTCAGAAAAGTTACAATTTAAATCTGCTGAAAAAGTGGGGAGTTTTTATCAAGAAGCTCTACAATATCCTTCACTTAATATACGGGGATTAAATTCTGGCTGGGTTGGAAAAAAAGCAAGGACCATTATACCTGAAAGTGCTACAGCGGAACTCGACTTACGTTTGGTCCCTGAAAGTGATGGAACACGTTTGAAGAAATTGGTAAAAGACCATATAAAAAAACAGGGATATTATATTTTGGACCACATGCCTTCTAAAGAAGAGCGTATGGCACATAACAAAATTATTAGCATTACCGAAGGAAGTGTTACGGATGCCTTTCGCACAGATTTGGACAACTCCTATGGGAATTTTTTAGTTGAAACCTTAAAAACTACCTTTGAAAAAGATGTGGTACAAATCCGTATTATGGGGGGAACGGTTCCAATCGCTCCTTTCATCAATGAATTGCAAATACCTGCTTTTATTGTGCCCATGGTAAATTCCGACAACAACCAACACAGTCCCAATGAGAATTTAAAAATTGGACAGTTGGCGTATGGGATCAAGGCTTTTTATGGAATATTATCAAATAAAAATGATTAA
- the trpA gene encoding tryptophan synthase subunit alpha: MNRIKQKLQEDKKLLSIYFTAGYPNLNDTVKIIQDLEKHGVDMIEIGLPFSDPLADGPTIQESSTAALKNGMHTELLFKQLKNIRESVSIPLILMGYFNPMFQYGVASFCEKCHKIGIDGLIMPDLPLDVYKNEYEAIYKKYDLINVFLITPQTSDERIKAIDDASDGFIYMVSSASTTGAKQGFSNDTELYFERISKMNLKNPQIVGFGISNSETFEQAIEKTKGAIIGSAFIKYLTKNGVENIGDFVKVIR, encoded by the coding sequence ATGAATAGAATAAAACAAAAGCTACAAGAAGATAAAAAACTTCTTTCCATATACTTTACCGCGGGTTACCCTAATTTAAACGATACCGTAAAAATCATTCAGGATTTGGAAAAGCATGGGGTCGATATGATTGAAATTGGTCTCCCCTTTAGTGACCCGCTGGCGGATGGGCCAACAATTCAGGAAAGCTCTACCGCAGCACTCAAGAATGGAATGCATACAGAACTACTCTTTAAGCAACTAAAAAATATTCGGGAAAGCGTTTCCATCCCATTGATTTTAATGGGTTATTTCAATCCTATGTTTCAATATGGTGTAGCGTCTTTTTGTGAAAAATGCCATAAAATCGGGATTGATGGACTCATTATGCCAGACCTCCCCTTAGATGTTTATAAAAATGAATATGAGGCAATCTATAAAAAATATGACCTTATCAATGTTTTTCTTATAACACCACAAACGAGTGATGAACGCATCAAAGCCATCGACGATGCATCTGATGGTTTTATCTATATGGTAAGCTCCGCAAGTACCACAGGGGCTAAACAAGGATTTAGCAACGATACTGAGCTGTATTTTGAACGAATCTCCAAAATGAACTTAAAAAATCCTCAAATTGTTGGTTTTGGAATTAGCAATTCCGAAACTTTTGAACAAGCTATCGAAAAGACCAAAGGCGCTATAATAGGTTCGGCATTTATAAAATACCTGACTAAAAATGGAGTTGAAAACATTGGTGATTTTGTGAAAGTAATTCGCTAA
- the trpB gene encoding tryptophan synthase subunit beta, whose amino-acid sequence MSYNADEKGYYGEFGGAFIPEMLYPNTEELRQNYICIMEEASFKEEFQQLLKDYVGRPTPLYFAKRLSKKYQTKIYLKREDLCHTGAHKVNNTIGQILMAKKLGKNRIIAETGAGQHGVATATVCALMGIACVVYMGEIDIARQAPNVARMKMLGAEVRPALSGSRTLKDATNEAIRDWINNPVDTHYIIGSVVGPHPYPDMVARFQSVISEEIKIQLLEKEGRENPDYVVACVGGGSNAAGAYYHYLDTPEVGIIAVEAAGKGVNSGESAATSALGKVGIIHGSKTLLMQTNDGQITEPYSISAGLDYPGVGPMHAHLFKSGRGKFISITDDEAMTAGLEVSQLEGIIPAIETSHAFAIFDYKTFKKDDIVVFNLSGRGDKDLQTYIDYFKL is encoded by the coding sequence ATGAGTTATAATGCCGATGAAAAAGGGTATTACGGAGAATTTGGGGGAGCTTTTATACCAGAAATGCTCTATCCCAACACAGAAGAACTTCGTCAAAACTATATTTGTATTATGGAAGAAGCTTCTTTTAAAGAAGAATTCCAACAATTGCTCAAGGATTATGTTGGGCGACCTACTCCCCTCTATTTTGCGAAACGGCTTTCCAAAAAATATCAAACCAAGATTTATTTGAAACGTGAGGATTTATGCCACACCGGCGCGCACAAGGTCAATAATACCATTGGCCAGATTTTAATGGCAAAAAAACTCGGAAAAAATAGAATCATTGCTGAAACGGGAGCCGGTCAACATGGGGTTGCCACAGCTACGGTTTGTGCCTTGATGGGTATAGCATGTGTAGTGTATATGGGAGAAATCGATATTGCGCGCCAAGCTCCAAATGTGGCACGAATGAAAATGTTAGGTGCCGAAGTAAGACCCGCACTATCCGGTAGCAGAACCTTGAAGGATGCCACTAACGAAGCCATACGGGATTGGATAAATAATCCGGTCGACACACATTACATTATAGGTTCGGTCGTGGGGCCACATCCCTATCCGGATATGGTGGCACGGTTTCAATCTGTAATTTCGGAAGAAATAAAGATACAGTTGTTGGAAAAAGAAGGCAGGGAAAATCCAGATTACGTGGTAGCCTGTGTCGGTGGTGGTAGTAACGCAGCGGGAGCCTATTATCACTATTTAGATACCCCAGAAGTGGGGATTATAGCTGTAGAAGCAGCTGGGAAAGGAGTAAACTCAGGTGAAAGTGCCGCTACCTCGGCTTTGGGCAAAGTGGGCATTATACACGGGAGCAAAACCTTGTTAATGCAAACCAATGATGGACAGATTACAGAACCCTATTCCATTTCGGCAGGATTGGATTATCCGGGCGTGGGTCCTATGCATGCACATCTGTTCAAATCGGGACGTGGGAAATTTATCTCGATTACCGACGATGAAGCAATGACGGCAGGGCTTGAAGTTTCTCAACTTGAAGGAATAATCCCGGCGATAGAAACCTCACATGCGTTCGCCATTTTTGATTATAAAACCTTTAAAAAAGATGATATTGTGGTTTTCAACCTTTCTGGACGCGGTGATAAGGATTTACAGACCTATATTGATTATTTTAAATTGTAG
- a CDS encoding phosphoribosylanthranilate isomerase — MKLKVCGMKYNPEEVAQLQPDYLGFIFWTPSSRFYDSDSIADVPKNIKKVGVFVDASIEGVFEKIETYELDGVQLHGNESPEFCRTLKEEFIPFRAQSRKKIATNSKEVSTAPDLTKLEIIKVFSIKNDFDFSVLSKYENVCDYFLFDTKGRLPGGNGYIFDWNILTDYPSTKPYFLSGGIGLDEVNSLRSFLDSPASKMCYAIDVNSKFESEPGLKKIQQLKEFKKLLSNNFQLKSDNS, encoded by the coding sequence ATGAAACTCAAAGTTTGTGGCATGAAATATAATCCAGAAGAAGTTGCACAATTGCAACCGGATTATTTGGGCTTTATATTCTGGACACCTTCTTCGCGTTTTTATGATAGTGACAGCATAGCTGACGTACCAAAAAATATAAAGAAAGTTGGAGTTTTTGTAGATGCTTCGATTGAAGGGGTATTTGAAAAAATAGAAACCTATGAACTGGATGGGGTACAATTGCATGGCAATGAGTCTCCAGAGTTTTGTAGAACCTTGAAAGAAGAATTCATTCCATTTCGAGCGCAGTCGAGAAAAAAGATAGCTACAAACTCTAAAGAGGTCTCGACTGCGCCCGACCTGACAAAATTAGAAATCATCAAAGTGTTTTCCATCAAAAATGATTTCGATTTCTCAGTTCTGTCCAAATACGAAAATGTTTGCGATTATTTTCTTTTTGATACGAAGGGAAGACTTCCCGGAGGCAACGGATATATTTTTGACTGGAATATTCTAACGGATTATCCATCCACCAAACCCTACTTTCTAAGCGGAGGTATTGGATTGGATGAAGTGAATTCCCTTCGATCATTTCTAGATAGTCCAGCATCCAAAATGTGCTATGCTATCGATGTAAACAGTAAATTTGAGTCCGAACCCGGGCTGAAAAAAATTCAACAACTAAAAGAATTCAAAAAGTTGTTATCCAATAACTTTCAACTTAAATCTGACAATTCATGA
- the trpC gene encoding indole-3-glycerol phosphate synthase TrpC, whose product MNILDKIVADKRKEVDLKKSLIPVSQLEQSVLMDRETASLAQALKNSGSGIIAEHKRRSPSKSIINQDLNVQDVAMGYEKAGVCGMSVLTDGKYFGGSLDDLVLARAAVHMPLLRKEFIIDEYQILEAKAYGADVILLIAAVLSRAEIKSLSEAAKKLNLDVLLEVHNEEEIHKSIMPSLDMLGVNNRNLKTFEVSLETSKNLSKLIPDEFIKVSESGISSIDAITDLKPYGYQGFLIGENFMKTDNPGQYATEFIKTLES is encoded by the coding sequence ATGAATATCCTAGATAAAATAGTAGCGGACAAGCGCAAAGAGGTAGATTTAAAAAAATCCTTGATTCCCGTTTCCCAACTGGAACAATCTGTTCTTATGGATAGAGAAACTGCTTCGTTGGCACAAGCGCTCAAAAATAGTGGTTCAGGAATTATTGCCGAACACAAACGGCGTTCGCCTTCAAAATCCATAATCAATCAAGATTTGAATGTTCAAGATGTGGCTATGGGATATGAAAAAGCAGGGGTATGTGGTATGTCAGTATTGACCGATGGCAAATATTTTGGTGGCTCTCTAGATGATCTAGTGCTGGCAAGAGCTGCTGTTCACATGCCATTGTTGCGCAAAGAATTTATTATAGATGAATATCAAATCTTGGAGGCAAAGGCCTATGGAGCCGATGTAATTCTATTGATTGCGGCCGTACTTTCCAGAGCGGAAATCAAGAGTCTCTCAGAAGCTGCTAAAAAATTAAATTTAGATGTGCTATTGGAAGTGCATAACGAAGAAGAGATACACAAATCCATAATGCCCAGTTTGGATATGCTCGGTGTAAACAACCGGAACCTAAAAACATTCGAAGTTAGCTTAGAGACCAGCAAAAATCTTTCAAAATTAATTCCCGATGAATTCATAAAAGTCTCGGAAAGCGGAATAAGTTCCATCGATGCGATAACGGATTTAAAACCATATGGCTATCAAGGCTTTCTAATTGGAGAGAATTTCATGAAGACGGATAATCCTGGACAATACGCAACTGAATTTATAAAAACGTTGGAATCATGA
- the trpD gene encoding anthranilate phosphoribosyltransferase: protein MKKTLNRLINHEILSKSDAKQILVNIAKGDYNTSQIAAFLTVYMMRSITIEELEGFRDALLELCLAVDLSEYNPIDLCGTGGDGKDTFNISTLASFVTAGAGIKVTKHGNYGVSSKCGSSNVMEFLGIKFSNEADFLKKSIDEAGICVLHAPLFHPAMKNVAPIRRELAVKTFFNMLGPMVNPAFPKNQMVGVFNLELARMYGYLYQNTDKNFTVLHALDGYDEISLTGATKTISNESEAILTPEDFGVKSILQEEITGGDDVSESAQIFLNILNGKGTEAQNNVVCANAGIAISTVEGITPKEGFEKAKESLLGGKGLEALKKLQEISG, encoded by the coding sequence ATGAAAAAAACACTAAATAGACTTATAAACCACGAAATCCTTTCCAAAAGCGATGCCAAGCAAATCTTGGTCAATATTGCAAAAGGGGATTACAATACCTCGCAAATTGCAGCTTTTCTCACGGTATATATGATGCGAAGTATTACCATAGAGGAATTGGAAGGTTTCAGGGATGCACTTTTAGAATTGTGTTTGGCGGTAGATTTATCCGAATACAACCCCATAGATTTGTGCGGTACAGGTGGTGATGGAAAAGACACCTTCAATATTTCCACACTGGCATCATTTGTTACCGCAGGAGCCGGAATAAAAGTGACCAAGCATGGCAACTACGGGGTTTCATCTAAATGTGGCAGTAGTAATGTCATGGAGTTTCTGGGCATCAAGTTCAGTAATGAAGCGGACTTTCTGAAAAAATCGATCGATGAGGCGGGAATCTGTGTTTTACATGCACCATTGTTTCATCCAGCTATGAAAAATGTGGCACCCATTCGTAGGGAACTTGCTGTAAAAACCTTTTTTAATATGTTGGGGCCAATGGTAAACCCGGCATTCCCAAAAAATCAGATGGTCGGGGTTTTCAACTTGGAACTAGCAAGAATGTACGGATACCTTTATCAAAACACGGATAAAAATTTCACCGTACTCCACGCCTTGGATGGTTATGATGAAATTTCATTAACTGGGGCTACTAAAACAATTTCCAATGAATCAGAAGCGATACTGACACCTGAAGATTTTGGAGTAAAGTCCATTTTACAGGAAGAAATAACAGGTGGTGACGATGTTTCCGAATCAGCACAGATTTTCTTGAACATCCTTAATGGAAAAGGAACAGAAGCCCAAAATAATGTGGTATGTGCCAATGCCGGAATTGCTATCTCGACAGTTGAAGGCATAACCCCAAAAGAAGGTTTTGAAAAAGCAAAGGAATCTTTATTGGGTGGAAAAGGGTTGGAAGCATTGAAGAAATTACAGGAGATTAGTGGATGA
- a CDS encoding anthranilate synthase component II — MGRELLMIDNYDSFTYNLVHYLEDLDCDVTVKRNDQLTLDEVDNFEEIILSPGPGIPDEAGLLKDIIRKYAPTKRIFGVCLGQQAIGEVFGGKLVNLEQVYHGIATTINITKKDIIFEGMPDQIEVGRYHSWVVHPDLPDSLEATSFDENGQVMSLRHKSYDVTAVQFHPESVLTPEGKQMLKNWLGNK, encoded by the coding sequence ATGGGAAGAGAGCTATTAATGATAGACAATTACGATAGTTTCACGTACAACCTAGTGCACTATTTAGAGGATTTGGATTGTGATGTCACCGTAAAACGTAACGACCAATTGACGTTGGACGAAGTAGACAATTTTGAAGAAATTATTTTGTCACCGGGACCAGGAATTCCAGATGAGGCGGGATTGCTAAAGGATATTATTAGGAAATATGCCCCTACAAAGCGAATTTTTGGAGTCTGTCTTGGACAACAGGCCATTGGAGAAGTCTTTGGAGGGAAGTTGGTAAATCTTGAACAGGTATACCATGGAATTGCGACAACGATCAATATCACCAAAAAAGATATCATTTTTGAAGGTATGCCAGACCAGATCGAGGTTGGCCGTTATCATTCATGGGTCGTGCACCCAGATTTACCTGATAGTTTGGAAGCCACTTCGTTTGATGAAAACGGACAGGTAATGTCGCTACGACATAAAAGTTACGATGTAACAGCTGTACAATTTCATCCAGAATCCGTGTTAACACCCGAAGGAAAACAAATGCTTAAAAATTGGCTTGGAAATAAGTAG
- a CDS encoding anthranilate synthase component I family protein, whose protein sequence is MTYKLQTHYKKILADTITPVSVYLKIRDKFPNSILLESSDYHANDNSFSYICCNPIASIKVQHEIITQVFPDGMKEEFPISSDTDVTKVIHEFGQKFSASNNGFKFINNGLFGYMSYDAVRYFEDVAISRKEDSISIPDIYYAVYKNIIAINHFKNEAYLFAHCFESESNVDEIARLFNVRNFASYNFVKEGNPKSNLKDEEFKEQVVLAKKHCKRGDVFQLVLSRRFSQDFKGDEFNVYRALRSVNPSPYLFYFDYGDFKIFGSSPEAQLIVKDGKAEIHPIAGTYKRTGNDEQDAELAKKLAQDDKENSEHVMLVDLARNDLSRNGNTVNVETYREVQYFSHVIHLVSKVTGQKKEDSTTMKVVADTFPAGTLSGAPKHRAMQLIEKYEKTSRAYYGGAIGFMDFEGNFNHAIMIRTFLSKNHQLHYQAGAGLVAASDPEMELQETYNKLGALTKALKIAETI, encoded by the coding sequence ATGACATATAAACTTCAAACACATTACAAGAAAATACTTGCTGATACAATCACTCCGGTTAGTGTGTACTTGAAAATCAGGGACAAATTTCCCAATAGCATTCTTTTGGAAAGTAGCGATTATCATGCCAATGACAATAGTTTCTCTTACATCTGTTGCAACCCCATAGCATCGATTAAGGTCCAGCATGAAATTATCACACAGGTTTTTCCAGATGGCATGAAAGAAGAATTTCCTATTTCATCGGATACGGATGTAACCAAGGTCATTCATGAATTTGGACAAAAATTTTCAGCCTCGAACAATGGCTTCAAATTTATAAACAACGGATTGTTCGGTTACATGTCATACGATGCCGTCCGTTATTTTGAAGATGTTGCTATTTCAAGAAAAGAGGATTCCATCAGCATACCTGACATTTACTATGCCGTATACAAAAATATTATCGCCATAAATCACTTTAAAAATGAAGCCTATCTTTTTGCACATTGTTTTGAAAGTGAAAGTAACGTAGATGAAATAGCTCGCTTGTTCAATGTGAGAAACTTTGCTTCCTACAATTTTGTGAAAGAGGGAAATCCAAAATCCAATTTAAAGGACGAAGAATTTAAAGAGCAAGTAGTATTGGCAAAAAAGCACTGCAAACGGGGAGATGTGTTTCAATTGGTCTTGTCCCGAAGATTTTCCCAAGATTTTAAGGGAGATGAATTTAACGTTTACAGGGCATTGCGCTCCGTAAACCCATCCCCTTACCTATTTTATTTTGATTATGGGGATTTTAAAATATTCGGAAGTTCACCAGAAGCACAATTGATCGTTAAAGATGGCAAAGCCGAAATACATCCTATCGCCGGCACTTATAAAAGAACGGGAAACGATGAGCAAGATGCAGAACTCGCAAAAAAGTTGGCACAAGATGATAAAGAAAACAGTGAACATGTAATGCTAGTGGATTTGGCCAGAAACGACCTTAGTAGGAACGGAAATACGGTAAACGTGGAAACCTATCGCGAAGTACAGTATTTCTCCCATGTCATTCACTTAGTCTCTAAAGTTACAGGACAGAAGAAAGAAGACAGCACGACCATGAAAGTTGTTGCCGATACGTTCCCAGCGGGAACTTTAAGCGGAGCACCAAAACATAGGGCCATGCAATTGATTGAAAAATATGAGAAAACTAGTCGCGCATATTATGGGGGCGCTATAGGTTTTATGGATTTTGAGGGCAACTTCAATCATGCCATTATGATTCGAACGTTTCTTAGTAAAAACCATCAACTGCATTATCAAGCAGGAGCTGGTCTTGTTGCCGCATCGGACCCGGAAATGGAATTACAGGAAACCTACAACAAATTAGGAGCTTTGACCAAAGCACTCAAAATAGCAGAAACTATTTAG
- a CDS encoding GIY-YIG nuclease family protein: MSFYVYIISNNKLGTIYIGYINKLKKRMCRHKKCVGSEFAKRYNLKTLVYYKEFTFPMPAIRREKQLKK; encoded by the coding sequence ATGAGTTTTTATGTCTACATAATTTCAAATAATAAACTAGGAACTATTTATATAGGCTATATCAATAAATTGAAAAAGCGTATGTGTAGACACAAAAAATGTGTTGGAAGTGAATTTGCTAAAAGGTATAATCTAAAAACTTTGGTTTACTATAAAGAGTTCACATTCCCAATGCCTGCTATCAGAAGAGAAAAACAATTGAAAAAATAG
- a CDS encoding Ig-like domain-containing protein: MKRIAKNYLPYFVVALTLLLGSCSEEASENITSEIKLNKSVIGISIGETDTLAVISKTSGDVISWTSNKSDIASVNSKGIVTGVAPGTAVVTSKVGDSKAICTVVITEKELLLELNKESLTLFSFPSFKETLQVISDVGENTVLWESSDETIATVDENGEVVPLAVGETIISASVGDIAAICIVTVIEGPVTLLELDNTELEMDKFDTAKLNIISFETQAEETGPQIWQSSNEELVTVDDEGNLTSYGLEGSAIITLTIDNLTVESLVTVGPTVYVAGDDGDIVKLWRNGILTDITSETTDSNGNFIYVDNGDIYIAGYINNGAERIAAVWKNGEILYELTDGTTDSKAKAVITDGEDIYITGYEDNDQSKKIAKVWKNGTILYELTDGSNDALAYATYIESGDIYTVGYDKNMDDTLVSKVWRNGVLLYTLTNGDFDSIAYSVAVNANDVYVTGYERNEDNTLVAKVWRNDIELYALTDGQDSANAYSLFANGNDIYVAGYANNNQGGRIAKVWLNGDTLYDLTSATGQARAYSVYFSEGNIYAAGYEENDEGIEVAKVWKNGEELYELSDGTIDVTAYSVHVN, encoded by the coding sequence ATGAAACGAATAGCAAAAAATTATTTGCCATACTTTGTTGTGGCATTAACACTATTACTGGGGTCCTGTAGCGAAGAAGCTAGCGAAAACATCACCTCGGAAATCAAATTGAACAAATCGGTTATTGGAATCTCCATTGGGGAAACGGATACTTTGGCTGTCATCTCAAAAACAAGTGGTGATGTTATTTCTTGGACCAGCAATAAAAGTGATATTGCCTCGGTAAACTCGAAAGGTATCGTTACAGGGGTTGCACCTGGAACCGCCGTAGTGACTTCAAAAGTAGGAGATTCCAAAGCTATCTGTACAGTTGTAATAACCGAAAAAGAACTCCTACTCGAACTTAACAAAGAAAGTTTGACCCTCTTTTCATTTCCTTCTTTTAAAGAAACGCTTCAAGTCATTTCGGATGTAGGGGAGAACACAGTTTTATGGGAAAGTAGTGATGAAACTATTGCCACCGTGGACGAAAATGGGGAAGTGGTTCCCTTAGCTGTTGGCGAAACGATTATTAGTGCCAGTGTAGGTGACATTGCAGCAATTTGTATAGTTACCGTAATTGAAGGGCCAGTGACTCTGCTCGAATTGGACAATACCGAATTGGAGATGGATAAATTTGATACGGCCAAACTTAACATTATATCATTTGAAACTCAGGCAGAAGAGACAGGACCTCAAATTTGGCAGAGCAGTAACGAAGAATTAGTGACAGTAGATGATGAAGGAAATCTTACTTCCTATGGGTTAGAGGGCTCGGCTATAATAACATTGACAATAGACAACCTGACCGTAGAGAGTTTGGTAACCGTAGGACCAACAGTATATGTAGCCGGAGACGATGGTGATATAGTCAAACTATGGCGAAATGGAATCCTTACCGATATCACAAGTGAAACAACTGACTCCAATGGGAATTTTATTTACGTTGATAACGGTGATATTTATATTGCTGGTTACATCAACAATGGTGCTGAGAGAATTGCAGCAGTTTGGAAGAACGGAGAAATTCTATATGAGTTGACCGATGGAACCACAGATTCCAAAGCCAAAGCTGTTATTACGGACGGGGAAGATATCTACATTACTGGATATGAAGATAACGACCAGAGCAAAAAAATTGCCAAGGTCTGGAAAAACGGAACCATTTTATATGAGTTGACCGATGGTAGCAATGATGCGTTGGCGTATGCCACCTACATAGAATCCGGAGATATTTACACCGTAGGGTATGATAAAAATATGGACGATACACTGGTAAGTAAGGTATGGAGAAATGGAGTGTTGCTCTACACCTTGACCAATGGCGATTTTGATTCCATAGCCTATTCAGTAGCTGTTAATGCAAATGATGTATATGTTACAGGATACGAAAGAAACGAAGACAATACGCTTGTTGCCAAAGTATGGAGAAATGATATTGAACTTTATGCGCTGACCGATGGCCAAGATAGCGCAAATGCATACTCACTTTTTGCAAATGGAAACGATATTTATGTTGCAGGTTATGCCAATAATAATCAAGGAGGAAGGATTGCCAAGGTTTGGCTGAACGGCGATACACTTTATGATTTGACAAGTGCAACTGGTCAAGCCCGCGCATATTCCGTTTATTTTTCCGAAGGAAATATTTATGCCGCCGGTTATGAAGAAAACGATGAAGGAATAGAAGTGGCAAAAGTTTGGAAAAATGGTGAAGAACTCTATGAACTAAGTGATGGTACAATAGACGTAACGGCATACTCCGTTCATGTAAACTAG
- a CDS encoding YceI family protein has product MKKGILSLALTAVFGLTATANPIDGEKKEIKTSESTVTWKAYKVTGSHTGTIALKSGALEFDGDKLTGGEFVVDMTTINTTDLEGEYKQKLDGHLNSDDFFSTASNPTSKLVFTNVKSTGKNAYEVTGDLTIKGITKPITFDVSIYGSKATATLKVDRTNYDVKYGSGSFFDNLGDKTIYDEFDLVVDLQM; this is encoded by the coding sequence ATGAAAAAAGGAATTTTAAGTTTAGCATTGACAGCGGTATTTGGATTAACCGCAACCGCCAACCCCATTGATGGCGAAAAGAAAGAGATAAAAACAAGCGAAAGTACCGTTACTTGGAAGGCCTATAAGGTTACCGGTTCCCATACGGGGACTATTGCACTAAAATCAGGAGCTTTGGAATTTGACGGCGACAAGCTTACAGGCGGTGAATTTGTAGTGGATATGACCACCATCAATACTACAGATCTAGAAGGGGAATACAAGCAGAAACTGGACGGTCACCTTAATTCGGACGATTTCTTCTCTACAGCCTCAAACCCAACATCAAAATTGGTATTCACCAATGTAAAGTCAACTGGCAAAAATGCTTATGAAGTTACCGGAGATTTGACAATCAAGGGGATTACCAAACCTATAACTTTTGACGTTTCCATTTATGGAAGCAAAGCGACCGCCACGTTAAAGGTGGATAGAACAAACTATGATGTAAAATATGGTTCTGGAAGTTTCTTTGACAATTTAGGGGACAAGACCATCTATGATGAATTCGATTTAGTGGTCGATTTACAGATGTAA